A part of Arthrobacter dokdonellae genomic DNA contains:
- a CDS encoding DUF3097 domain-containing protein yields the protein MQSNNGPSAGSRTSNWGYQDLSAPKARALPQVQAIRGLVVEDVQTGWVGAVVRIEKSGGMHIMELADRRDKVRAFPLGFGFLIDGEPVEVVAPVAGTPPRKAGRTASGSVKVEGQRARVAKASRIWVEGKHDAELVEKVWGDDLRVEGIVVEPLRGIDDLTAAVKDFAPGPTRRLGVLVDHLVPHSKESRIVADLMRSPSAKNNVLVVGHPYVDVWQAIKPATLGIPAWPVIPRTMEWKKGILQAFGWPHSTAEDIGLGWQRLLSRVNSYSDLEPSLLGRVEEVIDFLTAPVSL from the coding sequence GTGCAGTCCAATAACGGCCCGTCCGCCGGCAGCCGCACCAGCAATTGGGGCTACCAGGACCTCAGCGCACCCAAGGCCCGCGCGCTCCCGCAGGTGCAGGCAATCCGCGGGCTGGTGGTCGAGGACGTCCAGACCGGATGGGTGGGCGCCGTAGTCAGGATCGAAAAATCCGGAGGCATGCACATCATGGAGCTGGCCGACCGGCGGGACAAGGTCAGGGCCTTTCCCCTGGGCTTCGGCTTCCTCATCGACGGCGAACCGGTGGAAGTGGTGGCGCCGGTGGCGGGCACGCCCCCGCGGAAAGCCGGCAGGACGGCGTCGGGCTCGGTCAAGGTGGAGGGGCAGCGCGCCCGGGTGGCCAAGGCCAGCCGCATCTGGGTGGAAGGCAAGCACGACGCCGAACTGGTTGAAAAGGTGTGGGGAGACGACCTGCGGGTGGAGGGGATCGTCGTCGAACCCCTTCGCGGCATCGACGACCTCACGGCTGCGGTCAAGGACTTTGCCCCCGGCCCGACCCGGCGGCTCGGTGTGCTGGTGGACCACTTGGTGCCGCACTCGAAGGAATCGCGCATTGTGGCGGATCTCATGCGATCGCCCTCGGCGAAAAACAACGTGCTGGTGGTGGGGCACCCGTACGTGGACGTGTGGCAGGCCATCAAGCCCGCCACGCTGGGAATCCCCGCCTGGCCGGTGATTCCGCGCACCATGGAGTGGAAAAAGGGCATCCTGCAGGCGTTTGGCTGGCCGCACAGCACCGCCGAGGACATCGGGCTGGGCTGGCAGCGCCTGCTGTCACGGGTCAACAGCTATTCAGACCTGGAGCCTTCGCTGCTGGGGCGCGTCGAGGAAGTCATAGACTTTCTCACCGCACCCGTATCCTTGTAG
- a CDS encoding ComEC/Rec2 family competence protein, with amino-acid sequence MREKIHALAAPAGDAADSSRRPRADVRLLPAVAASWAGAGVAIGQPWQFAAVSAACCVTGCVGAAAASWLLQAGNRRVGPQGSLAARATATVALSALCLGTVFFAVALHQHDRQTAPLAAAVAAGQELSITMEVTENPRLLGPGQGPRQVGFAAVVLHAGVHGRRLAGRLPVRVVAGPAWAHVPAGATVSTAGRVSPTGLRDRGAGILRPATAPLEVHPARGGTPGLIFRAGWLAAAQRTWADSSPDVAGLLPGMVMGDRSASPPGLDESMKTVGLTHLTAVSGANCTLVLSALMLGLRTLHAPRAAAAGTALLGLAGFVAVVGPDPSVLRAAVMGGIGCAAMLSGRPRRVGALLSASIVVLVAADPWLALDYAFILSVLATLGLHLMGSRCARMLGAWMPVWAAQAVAIPLAAQLFCAPVIVLLQPRLALYTVPANMAAAPVVALVTTVGTLGMVAGPLAPPVSSLCAWVSGAGAWWVAVVARWMSGLPASSVPWPDGARGAVLMAAMNAALLGALFALVERKRVSRAFQVLQDRLPPGCRFVLGFGSLTGFAAVLAALWTAAALGW; translated from the coding sequence GTGCGCGAAAAGATTCACGCACTGGCCGCCCCGGCAGGCGATGCGGCTGATTCCAGCCGCCGGCCCCGCGCCGACGTGCGCCTGCTGCCTGCCGTCGCGGCATCATGGGCGGGGGCCGGCGTGGCCATTGGACAGCCCTGGCAGTTCGCCGCAGTGTCGGCGGCCTGCTGCGTGACCGGGTGCGTGGGCGCGGCAGCCGCCTCCTGGCTGCTGCAGGCAGGCAACCGGCGGGTGGGCCCGCAGGGCAGCCTTGCTGCCCGTGCCACAGCAACCGTGGCCCTGTCGGCGCTGTGCCTTGGCACCGTCTTCTTCGCTGTGGCCCTGCACCAGCACGACCGGCAGACCGCGCCACTGGCCGCAGCCGTGGCGGCCGGTCAGGAGCTGTCCATCACGATGGAGGTCACGGAGAACCCGCGGCTGCTGGGCCCGGGCCAGGGACCGCGCCAGGTGGGCTTTGCCGCCGTCGTCCTGCACGCTGGCGTCCACGGCCGGCGTCTTGCGGGGCGGCTGCCGGTTCGGGTGGTGGCCGGACCGGCCTGGGCGCACGTTCCCGCCGGGGCCACGGTCTCCACCGCCGGAAGGGTATCGCCAACCGGACTCCGGGACCGCGGTGCCGGGATACTGCGGCCGGCAACGGCGCCCCTGGAGGTCCACCCCGCACGGGGCGGCACGCCTGGCCTCATCTTCAGGGCCGGATGGCTCGCGGCGGCGCAACGGACCTGGGCCGACAGCTCGCCGGACGTTGCCGGCCTGTTGCCGGGAATGGTCATGGGCGACCGCAGTGCCAGCCCGCCGGGCCTGGACGAATCGATGAAGACCGTGGGACTGACACACTTGACGGCCGTCAGCGGGGCCAACTGCACGTTGGTGTTGTCGGCGTTGATGCTCGGGTTGCGGACGCTGCACGCCCCCCGTGCGGCCGCCGCGGGCACGGCCCTGCTGGGCCTGGCCGGTTTTGTCGCCGTCGTTGGCCCGGACCCCAGCGTGCTCCGGGCGGCCGTCATGGGCGGGATCGGCTGTGCGGCCATGCTCAGCGGAAGGCCACGGCGCGTCGGGGCCCTGCTGTCCGCCAGCATTGTGGTGCTGGTGGCCGCCGATCCCTGGCTGGCCCTGGACTACGCGTTCATCCTGTCGGTGCTGGCAACCCTGGGACTGCACCTGATGGGATCGCGCTGCGCGCGCATGCTGGGAGCCTGGATGCCCGTTTGGGCGGCGCAGGCGGTCGCCATCCCCCTGGCCGCCCAGCTGTTTTGCGCGCCCGTCATTGTTTTGCTGCAGCCGCGTCTTGCCCTCTACACCGTGCCGGCAAACATGGCGGCGGCACCGGTGGTCGCGCTGGTGACCACGGTGGGCACGCTCGGCATGGTGGCCGGTCCGCTGGCACCGCCCGTGTCTTCCTTGTGCGCTTGGGTGTCGGGAGCCGGAGCATGGTGGGTGGCAGTTGTTGCCCGCTGGATGTCGGGGCTGCCGGCGTCGAGCGTGCCCTGGCCCGACGGTGCCCGGGGCGCGGTGCTGATGGCGGCGATGAACGCAGCCCTCCTGGGCGCGCTGTTCGCGCTGGTGGAACGGAAGCGGGTGTCCCGAGCCTTCCAAGTCCTGCAGGATCGGCTGCCGCCGGGATGCCGGTTCGTGCTGGGCTTCGGCAGCCTCACCGGCTTCGCGGCGGTCCTGGCCGCCCTGTGGACTGCGGCGGCTCTGGGGTGGTGA
- the rpsT gene encoding 30S ribosomal protein S20, whose amino-acid sequence MANIKSQKKRILTNEKARQRNLSVKSELKTAIRAVNTAVAKADKDAAAAALVNAARKLDKAVSKGVIHANNAANRKSAISKKVNAL is encoded by the coding sequence GTGGCTAATATCAAGTCCCAGAAGAAGCGCATCCTCACCAACGAGAAGGCGCGCCAGCGCAACCTCTCGGTGAAGTCCGAGCTGAAGACCGCGATCCGTGCTGTAAACACGGCCGTGGCCAAGGCCGACAAGGATGCAGCCGCGGCTGCTTTGGTGAACGCAGCCCGCAAGCTGGACAAGGCTGTCAGCAAGGGCGTCATCCACGCCAACAATGCTGCCAACCGCAAGTCGGCCATCTCCAAGAAGGTTAACGCCCTCTAA
- the hemW gene encoding radical SAM family heme chaperone HemW → MTPSALPLGDPAPADGVLPGQAAIGAADRQFSLYAHIPFCAVRCGYCDFNTYTATELGGGASQDAYAATAVREVEFAARAMAASGLQDRRLGTVFFGGGTPTLLAAGDLTRILGSAVEQWGLADGAEVTTEANPDSVTRDSLRELADGGFTRVSFGMQSAVPHVLKVLDRTHSPERVPQAVAWAREAGLNVSVDLIYGTPGESVADWETSVRTALSYEPDHISAYSLIVEEGTKLAAQIRRGQVPNIDDDDHAAKYELADALFQQAGLSWYEVSNWARTPEDACRHNLAYWRGDDWWGIGPGAHSHMGGVRWWNVKHPTAYANRLEKGESPAAGRETLDDATRELERIMLTSRLSDGLRIDTLSHAARKAVAGLIAGELIDPVKAFHGTLVLTLKGRLLGDAVTRALLD, encoded by the coding sequence GTGACGCCCAGCGCACTGCCCCTGGGCGATCCGGCCCCCGCCGACGGCGTCCTGCCCGGCCAGGCGGCCATCGGCGCGGCGGACCGCCAGTTCAGCCTGTATGCGCACATCCCGTTTTGTGCCGTGCGCTGCGGCTACTGCGACTTCAACACGTACACCGCCACCGAACTGGGAGGGGGTGCGTCCCAGGACGCCTACGCCGCCACGGCCGTGCGGGAGGTGGAGTTTGCCGCCCGGGCCATGGCAGCTTCAGGCCTCCAGGACCGCAGGCTGGGCACGGTGTTCTTTGGCGGCGGCACGCCGACGCTCCTGGCGGCAGGCGACCTCACGCGCATCCTGGGTTCCGCCGTCGAACAGTGGGGGCTGGCCGATGGCGCGGAGGTCACCACGGAGGCCAACCCGGACTCCGTCACCAGGGACTCCCTGCGGGAACTGGCCGACGGCGGCTTCACCCGCGTGTCCTTCGGCATGCAGTCGGCCGTCCCGCACGTCTTGAAGGTGCTGGACCGCACGCACAGCCCGGAGCGCGTGCCGCAGGCGGTGGCCTGGGCGCGCGAGGCCGGCCTGAACGTCAGCGTGGACCTGATTTACGGCACGCCGGGGGAGTCGGTGGCCGATTGGGAGACCTCGGTGCGGACCGCCCTGTCCTACGAACCGGACCACATCTCCGCCTACTCGCTCATCGTGGAGGAGGGCACCAAGCTGGCCGCCCAGATCCGCCGCGGCCAGGTGCCGAACATCGACGACGACGACCACGCCGCGAAATATGAGCTCGCCGACGCCCTCTTCCAGCAGGCCGGCCTGTCCTGGTACGAGGTCAGCAACTGGGCCCGCACCCCGGAGGATGCCTGCCGGCACAACCTGGCGTACTGGCGCGGGGACGACTGGTGGGGGATCGGCCCCGGCGCGCACTCGCACATGGGCGGCGTGCGGTGGTGGAACGTCAAGCACCCCACCGCCTACGCCAACCGGCTGGAGAAGGGCGAATCCCCGGCTGCCGGCCGTGAAACGCTTGACGACGCCACGCGGGAACTGGAGCGCATCATGCTGACCTCGCGGCTGTCGGACGGACTGAGAATCGACACCCTCAGCCACGCCGCCCGGAAGGCCGTCGCCGGGCTCATCGCCGGCGAACTCATCGATCCCGTCAAGGCCTTCCACGGCACCCTCGTGCTCACGCTCAAGGGCCGCCTCCTGGGCGACGCAGTCACCCGCGCCCTGCTCGACTGA
- a CDS encoding ComEA family DNA-binding protein, translating to MRGERRQAAWTPDTGAAGPGTGTPEGRGPRWATSLRALVVLLAMAAAAAGVLWLEQAGSSAAAAQLASQEPAKVAVPPLAAAAGTASPARTVPTRTAPAAGPPGDGDVVVHVAGAVRHPGVYALPAGSRIQQALGAAGGVLPDGAPDALNLAAVAVDGTQILVPTRAQVLAGTGGAGTGGTGTGAAGAGTGAAGAGTGAAPGQGTAGTPGALLNLNTATAEQLDALPGVGPVLAARVVAWRTDHGPFTSVDELDAVSGIGPKMLANIRPLVTVR from the coding sequence ATGAGAGGCGAACGCCGCCAGGCGGCATGGACACCGGACACCGGAGCGGCCGGCCCCGGCACCGGCACCCCGGAAGGCAGGGGGCCGCGCTGGGCCACGTCACTGCGCGCACTCGTCGTCCTCCTGGCAATGGCCGCCGCGGCTGCCGGCGTCCTGTGGCTGGAACAGGCAGGCAGCTCGGCCGCCGCCGCCCAGCTCGCCTCGCAGGAGCCGGCCAAGGTTGCCGTTCCGCCGCTGGCCGCCGCCGCCGGGACCGCCTCGCCGGCTCGGACAGTGCCCACCCGGACGGCGCCGGCGGCGGGCCCGCCGGGGGACGGGGACGTCGTCGTGCACGTGGCGGGGGCCGTCAGGCACCCGGGAGTGTACGCGCTGCCGGCGGGCAGCCGAATACAACAGGCACTTGGGGCCGCCGGCGGGGTGTTGCCCGACGGGGCGCCCGATGCGCTGAACCTTGCCGCCGTCGCCGTCGACGGAACCCAAATCCTGGTGCCCACGCGCGCGCAGGTCCTGGCGGGGACGGGCGGTGCCGGCACGGGTGGTACGGGGACGGGTGCCGCCGGCGCCGGGACGGGCGCCGCCGGCGCCGGGACGGGCGCCGCCCCGGGGCAGGGGACGGCCGGGACCCCGGGCGCACTGCTGAACCTGAACACGGCCACCGCGGAGCAGCTTGATGCCCTGCCTGGCGTGGGCCCGGTGCTGGCGGCGCGGGTCGTTGCCTGGCGGACCGACCACGGCCCGTTCACGTCGGTCGATGAACTTGACGCCGTCTCAGGCATCGGGCCCAAGATGCTGGCGAACATCAGGCCGCTGGTGACGGTCCGGTGA
- a CDS encoding type II toxin-antitoxin system PemK/MazF family toxin — translation MASTSDRIFGLLRSLAGAFLKPGSTPRSGSTTAPPVRRPGARGGTRPAGRPSSSGTAQGLAFPYPGDFHGASRALYAPKPDGAPDPGEIVWTWVPFEEDYSQGKDRPVLVVGRAGRHLLAVMLTSKDHTGDHRGDNDYVDLGAGPWDRQGRPSEAKLDRILRVNEADIRREGAVLDAQRFGLVAAGLRSRHGWS, via the coding sequence ATGGCATCAACCTCCGACCGCATTTTCGGCCTCCTGCGCAGCCTCGCCGGAGCCTTCCTCAAGCCCGGGAGCACGCCCAGGTCCGGGAGCACGACGGCGCCGCCCGTCCGCAGGCCCGGCGCACGGGGAGGGACGCGCCCGGCGGGACGTCCGTCGTCGTCCGGTACGGCACAGGGACTTGCGTTCCCCTACCCCGGCGATTTTCACGGCGCCTCGCGCGCCCTGTATGCCCCGAAGCCCGACGGCGCCCCGGACCCCGGCGAGATTGTCTGGACCTGGGTGCCGTTCGAGGAGGACTACAGCCAGGGCAAGGACCGGCCGGTGCTGGTGGTGGGGCGCGCCGGCAGGCACCTGCTGGCCGTCATGCTCACCAGCAAGGACCATACCGGCGACCACCGCGGCGACAACGACTACGTTGATCTGGGCGCGGGGCCCTGGGACCGCCAGGGCAGGCCGAGCGAGGCCAAGCTGGACCGCATACTGCGCGTCAATGAAGCGGACATCCGCCGCGAAGGGGCAGTGCTGGACGCACAACGCTTCGGCCTCGTCGCCGCCGGGCTGCGCAGCCGGCACGGCTGGTCGTAA
- the lepA gene encoding translation elongation factor 4: protein MSPMARTAPVPAATDPAIIRNFCIIAHIDHGKSTLADRMLQLTGVVQQRDMKAQYLDRMDIERERGITIKSQAVRIPWEVDGTSYCLNMIDTPGHVDFTYEVSRSLAACEGAILLVDAAQGIEAQTLANLYLAMENNLTIIPVLNKIDLPAAQPEKYAAELANLIGGKPEDVLQVSGKTGMGVEALLDQIVRELPAPVGDPAAPARAMIFDSVYDTYRGVVTYVRVIDGQLSPREKIQMMSTRATHELLEIGVSSPEPHPSKGLGVGEVGYLITGVKDVRQSKVGDTVTTFLKPAAKALAGYHDAKPMVFSGLYPMDGTDYPVLRDALEKLMLNDAALIYEPETSAALGFGFRVGFLGLLHLEITRERLEREHNLDLISTAPNVEYEVTLEDRKVIKVTNPSEYPSGKISEVREPMVAATILAPTEFVGAIMELCQTRRGILGGMDYLSEDRVEIRYRLPLAEIVFDFFDILKSKTRGYGSLDWKADGDQVSDLVKVDILLQGEQVDAFSAITHRDKAYAYGVMMTGKLRELIPRQQFEVPIQAAIGARIIARESIRAIRKDVLAKCYGGDISRKRKLLEKQKEGKKRMKMVGRVEVPQEAFIAALTTGESPKDKSKK, encoded by the coding sequence GTGTCACCCATGGCCCGCACTGCCCCGGTGCCCGCCGCCACCGATCCGGCGATCATCAGGAACTTTTGCATCATCGCCCACATCGACCACGGGAAGTCGACCCTGGCGGACAGGATGCTCCAGCTCACCGGAGTGGTCCAGCAGCGTGACATGAAGGCGCAATACCTTGATCGCATGGACATTGAGCGCGAACGCGGCATCACCATCAAGTCCCAGGCCGTGCGCATCCCGTGGGAGGTCGACGGCACGTCGTATTGCCTGAACATGATCGACACCCCCGGCCACGTCGACTTCACCTACGAGGTGTCGCGGTCCCTGGCCGCCTGCGAGGGGGCCATCCTCCTCGTCGACGCCGCCCAGGGCATTGAGGCGCAGACCCTGGCCAACCTGTACCTGGCGATGGAAAACAACCTGACCATCATTCCGGTGCTGAACAAGATCGACCTGCCGGCCGCCCAGCCGGAAAAGTACGCCGCGGAGCTGGCCAACCTGATTGGCGGCAAGCCTGAGGACGTGCTGCAGGTCTCGGGCAAGACCGGCATGGGCGTCGAGGCGCTTCTGGACCAGATTGTCCGCGAACTTCCGGCACCCGTGGGGGATCCGGCGGCCCCGGCCCGCGCCATGATCTTCGACTCCGTCTACGACACCTACCGCGGCGTGGTGACCTATGTCCGTGTGATTGACGGCCAGCTGAGCCCGCGCGAGAAGATCCAGATGATGTCCACGCGGGCCACGCACGAGCTCCTGGAGATCGGCGTCAGCTCGCCGGAACCCCACCCGTCCAAGGGACTGGGCGTGGGCGAGGTGGGCTACCTGATCACCGGCGTGAAGGACGTGCGCCAGTCCAAGGTGGGAGACACCGTCACCACCTTCCTCAAGCCCGCCGCCAAGGCGCTGGCCGGCTATCACGACGCCAAGCCCATGGTCTTCTCCGGCCTGTACCCGATGGACGGCACCGACTATCCGGTCCTGCGCGACGCGCTCGAGAAGCTCATGCTCAATGACGCCGCGCTCATTTATGAACCGGAAACGTCGGCGGCCCTGGGATTTGGCTTCCGTGTGGGCTTCCTGGGCCTGCTGCACCTGGAAATCACCCGTGAGCGCCTGGAACGTGAACACAACCTTGACCTGATCTCCACCGCCCCCAACGTGGAATACGAGGTCACGCTCGAGGACAGGAAGGTCATCAAGGTGACCAACCCCAGCGAATACCCCTCCGGCAAGATCTCCGAGGTCCGCGAGCCCATGGTTGCCGCCACCATCCTGGCTCCCACCGAGTTTGTGGGCGCCATCATGGAGCTGTGCCAGACACGGCGCGGCATTCTGGGTGGAATGGACTACCTCTCCGAGGACCGGGTGGAGATCCGCTACCGGCTTCCCCTGGCCGAGATCGTGTTCGACTTCTTCGACATCCTCAAGTCCAAGACCCGCGGCTACGGTTCCCTTGACTGGAAGGCCGACGGCGACCAGGTGTCCGACCTGGTCAAGGTTGACATCCTGCTTCAGGGCGAGCAGGTGGACGCGTTCAGCGCCATCACGCACCGAGACAAGGCCTATGCGTATGGCGTCATGATGACCGGCAAGCTGCGTGAGCTGATCCCGCGCCAGCAGTTCGAGGTGCCGATCCAAGCGGCCATCGGTGCACGCATCATCGCCCGCGAAAGCATCCGCGCCATCCGCAAGGACGTTCTGGCGAAGTGCTACGGCGGCGACATCTCCCGCAAGCGCAAGCTGCTGGAAAAGCAGAAGGAAGGCAAGAAGCGCATGAAGATGGTGGGCCGCGTCGAGGTACCGCAGGAAGCCTTCATCGCGGCTTTGACCACCGGTGAATCGCCCAAGGACAAGTCGAAGAAGTGA
- the holA gene encoding DNA polymerase III subunit delta, which yields MTPAARHSAGADWRDVPLAPVVLVFGPEDFIASRARDGIRRKLRAHNEDLEITALDAAAYSAGALGMAASPSLFSEPKLIEVSGLQSMSDDFLADALAYLKDPAPEVTVTLVHGGGTRGKKLLDAIKAAGMPRVECLALKKDQDKAAFVTSEFQLAKRRIDAQAVRALVAAVGADLSELAAACQQLIADTTGMVDSDAVDKYYGGRVEATAFRVADAALAGNAPVALSSLRHALATGVDPVPLVAALAMKVRQVAKVYGARGGSAQLARELGMAPWQVDAARRDAGHWSAEGLAAAVQALAEADAQVKGAARDPVYAVERAVTLIATSARR from the coding sequence ATGACGCCCGCGGCCCGGCATTCTGCGGGCGCCGACTGGCGGGACGTGCCGCTGGCGCCCGTGGTGCTGGTCTTTGGCCCGGAGGACTTCATTGCCAGCCGCGCGCGGGACGGTATCCGCCGAAAGCTGCGCGCCCACAACGAAGATCTGGAAATCACCGCGCTCGACGCGGCCGCGTATTCCGCGGGGGCGCTGGGCATGGCTGCCAGCCCCTCGCTCTTCAGCGAACCCAAGCTCATTGAGGTCTCGGGCCTGCAGTCCATGAGTGACGATTTCCTGGCCGACGCCCTGGCCTACCTGAAAGATCCTGCTCCGGAGGTCACGGTGACCCTGGTGCACGGCGGCGGCACCCGTGGCAAGAAGCTCCTTGACGCGATCAAGGCGGCCGGCATGCCGCGCGTCGAGTGCCTGGCCCTGAAGAAGGACCAGGACAAGGCAGCCTTTGTGACCTCCGAATTCCAGCTGGCCAAGCGGCGCATCGACGCCCAGGCCGTGCGCGCGCTCGTCGCGGCTGTGGGGGCGGACCTCTCCGAACTGGCCGCCGCCTGCCAGCAGCTCATCGCGGACACCACCGGCATGGTGGACAGCGACGCTGTGGATAAGTACTACGGCGGCCGTGTCGAGGCGACGGCCTTCCGCGTGGCAGATGCCGCCCTGGCAGGCAACGCGCCGGTGGCGCTCTCCAGCCTGCGCCACGCGCTGGCCACCGGCGTCGACCCGGTGCCGCTGGTGGCCGCCCTGGCCATGAAAGTACGCCAGGTGGCCAAGGTGTACGGGGCCCGGGGCGGCTCGGCCCAGCTGGCCAGGGAACTGGGCATGGCGCCCTGGCAGGTGGACGCGGCGCGCCGGGACGCCGGTCACTGGAGCGCAGAGGGCCTCGCCGCGGCGGTCCAGGCCCTCGCCGAAGCAGACGCCCAGGTGAAGGGTGCCGCGCGGGACCCGGTGTACGCCGTCGAACGGGCCGTCACCCTCATCGCCACCAGCGCCCGGCGCTAG
- a CDS encoding DUF4870 domain-containing protein codes for MSNPAKNFTNPAKPPLTPAEDKQWAFLAHCGGILGCIPSALIYKFMADRGPFTAQESREALNFTLPPTILALVLNVIALVVRIFNPSVGTVFSLLALLIWVFLTVWSVIAAIQVNNGNPYRYAWNLRRIQ; via the coding sequence GTGAGCAATCCGGCGAAAAACTTTACTAACCCGGCGAAGCCCCCACTCACCCCGGCAGAAGACAAGCAGTGGGCGTTCCTGGCGCACTGCGGCGGCATTCTGGGCTGCATCCCCTCCGCGCTCATCTACAAGTTCATGGCGGACCGCGGCCCGTTCACGGCCCAGGAATCCCGCGAGGCGCTCAACTTCACCCTGCCGCCCACCATCCTTGCGCTGGTGCTTAACGTCATCGCGCTGGTGGTGCGCATATTCAATCCGTCCGTCGGGACCGTCTTTTCGCTGCTCGCCCTGCTCATCTGGGTGTTCCTGACCGTCTGGTCCGTCATCGCCGCCATCCAGGTCAACAACGGCAACCCCTACCGCTACGCCTGGAACCTGCGCAGGATCCAGTAA
- the hrcA gene encoding heat-inducible transcriptional repressor HrcA: MSEPRKLEVLRAIVEDYVHSREPVGSKALVERHRLGVSSATIRNDMAALEEEGLIAAPHTSSGRIPTDKGYRLFVDQIATVKPLSSAERRAIATLLDGSTDLDDVLERTVRTLAQLTNQVAVVQYPRSAKATVRHIEFVSLGPTQVLVVLILASGKVEQSVLDVGAAVDDVRLARLRHEFLSVLTGCTVAGLPAALAQLPAGLPVEDQDTAHRLAHGLLQLSSAAREDRIVLAGTANLARSNVDFPLSIGPVLDALEEQVVLLRLLEQMAQDSLGMAVSIGRENPHDSLSEASVVATSYGPGASAKLGVLGPTRMDYPNTMSSVRAVARYLSRILAG, translated from the coding sequence ATGAGCGAACCACGAAAGCTGGAAGTGCTCCGAGCCATAGTCGAAGACTATGTCCACTCCCGCGAGCCGGTTGGTTCCAAGGCCCTCGTAGAGCGGCACCGGCTGGGCGTTTCCAGTGCCACGATCCGAAACGACATGGCGGCCCTGGAAGAGGAGGGGCTGATCGCGGCCCCCCACACGAGTTCGGGCAGGATCCCCACGGACAAGGGGTACCGGCTCTTCGTGGACCAGATCGCGACCGTCAAGCCCCTTTCATCCGCTGAACGGCGCGCCATCGCCACGCTCCTGGACGGTTCGACCGACCTCGACGACGTCCTCGAGCGGACGGTGCGCACGCTGGCCCAGCTGACCAACCAGGTCGCCGTCGTGCAGTACCCGCGGTCGGCCAAGGCAACCGTCCGCCACATCGAATTCGTCTCCCTGGGGCCGACCCAGGTCCTCGTGGTGCTCATTCTGGCCTCGGGGAAGGTCGAACAGTCGGTGCTCGACGTCGGTGCCGCCGTCGACGATGTCAGGTTGGCTCGGCTGCGACACGAGTTTCTGTCCGTGCTCACCGGCTGCACCGTGGCCGGTCTCCCGGCCGCACTGGCCCAGCTTCCCGCAGGACTGCCGGTGGAGGACCAGGACACGGCCCACCGGCTGGCCCACGGGCTGCTGCAGCTCTCGAGCGCTGCCAGGGAGGACCGGATAGTGCTGGCCGGCACGGCCAACCTGGCCCGGTCCAACGTCGATTTCCCCTTGAGCATCGGCCCCGTCCTGGACGCGCTGGAGGAGCAGGTGGTGCTGCTGCGCCTGCTCGAGCAAATGGCCCAGGACTCCCTCGGCATGGCCGTGAGCATCGGCCGGGAAAATCCGCACGACTCATTGTCGGAGGCGTCAGTGGTGGCCACCAGCTACGGCCCCGGCGCCAGCGCCAAGCTCGGCGTGCTGGGACCCACCCGGATGGACTACCCCAACACCATGTCCAGCGTCCGGGCCGTCGCCCGGTACCTGTCCCGGATTCTGGCGGGCTAA